AACCCTTTCAGCTTTGGACAGCTTCGCAGCCTCCGCGGGAGCAGGCATGAATGCAATGCCGCTAACAAGTACCGTGGCGATAGTGCCGGCGATTAAAGCTGTGGCGAAATGGTACATGATACCCTCCTTTGTGATACCGCTCCCTTGAGCTGCTTGTGCACCATTGTTTGGCGGTCGAGATCGGGGCCGCGACGCTAACCGACGCGAGGACGCGGAACCCGATGAGATAGTCAGAGAGGTCACCCCCAACCTGCGATCTTCATATCATAGGAATCAATCAGGCGCGCCCTCGTCGCAAGCGCACGCGGGCCTGGCGTTGTTTTCGTAGCGCGCCACTGGACGCGATGACGGCGCTCGGGGCAGCCCGTGCCCGGAGCCACATAGCCTGGGTTCACAAGCCCATCGGGGGAGCAACATAGAACGCACCCGTGCGGCCTTTGATCGCCTCGATCTCCTCATCGCTGCAGCGGAGGGGTTAAAGTTCACTGCGGTACGGTCATGAGTTCGAGCACATGGCCATCAGGGTCCCGAAAATAGACGCCACGGCCGCCGTTCCAGTCGTTGAGCTTACCGTCGTCGAGGCTCCACGGTGCGCTGCCATAGGCGAGCTTCGCCTCGCGAATGCGGCCGAAGATGGCATCGAACGCGGCATCGCTGACGTGGAAGGCGTAGTGGTGGCTCTCGAACTCCTCGTCATCGTCGAAAAGAAGCGTAAGCGTGTCGTTGATACGTACCGGCGCGAAATGGCCGTCTTTCGGATCGGCATGGAGGCCAAAAATGCGCGCGAAAAATTGCGCCGCTGCCCTCTTGTCGCGGGCAGGGACGATGGTGTGGTTGAGGGTGATGGTCATCGGAAGACCTCTCGCTAACGACTGCCGCAGACGTATCGGCCTGCTCAAGACAAACTATAGATAGGTTTTGCAGGTTGTGGCATGAAGGGGCTTCACCGGACTGCAGGATGCCATCACGACTAAAGACTGGATCGGGTCAAAAGCGTCGATCTAGATCGTGGTAGATGAGTCCGTTTCACCCGTGACAGCGGACCTCAGCGAGCTACCGACCTACTTCGCCCTGGGGCCAAAAACGGAAATGAGAGGTTTGCCCCAAGCTGACCGATGGCGCCGCCGTGTGTCAGGCCACGGTTTGACCCCTCGGTGCCGAAGTCGCTCCAACCGAGCCCGCAGCCTGAAGGCCAGCACGCGCGGCGCGACGCCGGACACCAGTGCATAAGCGCCATTTGCCTGAGCTATTCGATCGTGTCCTCACATCGTGCGCAAGCTAAGGGCAAGCGCGATCCACGCGCAGCCGTAGAAAATTAGATCAATCCCGACGAACAGACCGATCACCCACAGACCTGAGACCGGCCACTGCGCAAGAACAAGTATCCCCAATATGAACGTAATGATTCCGTCCGCCGCCTGCCAGCCCCAGCCTGGCTGGGCAACTGCAATCGAAGCGATCAATTGAAACAAGCCGCCGATCAGGAAGAACAACGCCATGAAGATGGTCAGCGCCTCAGCACTGATGACCGGCCTCGTGACGAGCATCAGGCCAACGACCCCGAAAAGGATCGCGGCAAGCAAATGATGAAAAAAGCCTGCCCAATGCCCCACCAAGACCGCCTGCGCCATCTCGATGCCTGAGGCCAACACCAAGAGCCATCCGAAGAACAACATCGTGGCGACGGTGGCCAGCACCGACCTGACAACGGCGGCAATACCCAGCGCCAACAATCCAATTCCAAATACCAGGAACCATCCCCAATATTGCACAACGTCGTGGGGGATTTGGACTTCGATGGCCTGGATATTGCCCATCATGTCTGGTCTCTCGTCGGGCCAGTCCCTGAGTTTACTCCCGCTCTTATGAGCGCTTTGCCTGCTCGGCGGCGAGGCGGCCGTCGATGGCATCGAGAACGGCCAGTCGTGCCTGTTCAACCGACGCGATGGCGTAATCGATCGCGAAACCGGCGTCCGACTCCAAGAGCTCGGCGTTTTTCTCGGCTAGTTTCACATCTAGACCATGCTTTGCTTCGACCACGTGCGCCTTTAAGGCGTTCACGTCCGCAGTAATTTTCGCTTGCAGGGCTTTCGTATCTCTGGTGGCAGACTCTCCAGCAGACTTGATTTGCTGGTTCACCTTTTCGACTGCCGTCTTTGCAGCAGAAAGCGCCGCGGCCTTGCGCGCTTCGATCTTGTCGTGCGCTTCCTTTTTCGCACCTTCAAAGGCATCTTCAGCACCCTTTGCACGTACCGACAACTCGGCGAGTTGTTCAGAGAGTGGCTTCATTTGCTCCTCCTTCTGGTGAACGGTTCACAGTTAACACGCTCTCGTTCGAGTCATGTTGATCTGCATCAACTCTTCTTTTGGCCCAGCTAGCAGGGCGACCGAGTATGATTCAAGCGCGGCGGCCTCCACATCAGCAAATCCGGACCATCTCTTCGCAAGGGTACATCGCCCGGGTCAGCCGGGCAGGCCCGCCTTGAGGAGGCCATGTCAGAAGCTCGCCCTGCTGAACAACGACAAGGTCGTAGTTGGCGTTCAGCGCGAGCGCCCGTTCCCGATGGTACGCGGCCTTGTCGTGATCATCGCGGTTCAGGTTCAGCGCGGCGAAGAATCCGGTGAACGTCGCTGTCATTGTCGTCCAGCCCCAGCGTGATCTCCAGCTCCGCGGCGACCTGCTGGAGCGCTGCATCGCGATCGGCGCACCAGTCATAAACCCAGGTCTGGCCCAGCACGCATGCCTTCCAGGCGCGGTGATGCGGACCTGCGGAGCCTGTCATCGGGCGGTGCTACACGCCGACCCGTTGGCGCATCCGGAATGACAAACAAGAGCGGCGCATCTCGCGCCTGCGAGACGCCTGCGTCCTTCGGCTAACGCGACCACTCCTCAGGGAACGCCTGTTTCGCTGCGGCGTTCCAACTCCTGAGGAGGAACTCGCCATGAAACTGAGAGAATTGTTTATCGCAGCAGCCGTGCTGCTGATGCCGACCGCCGCACTGGCGGCGCCGGGCATCGTCACCACCACGGTCAGCCTGAGGGCAGGGCCCGGTGAAGGCTTTCCGACGGTCGACCGCATTCCCGGTGGCGCGCGTGTCACCATCCATGGTTGTCTCAGAGGCACCGCCTGGTGCGATGTGAACTGGTCGGATGATCGTGGCTGGGTGTCGTCGCAATATCTCGAATATCTCTACCGCAACCGCTACGTCTATCTGCCCGACTATGTCGACGAGATCGACGTTCCCGTCGTGCCGTTCGTGCTGACCTCGTACTGGTCGAGCTACTATGCGGGACGTCCCTGGTATCACCGTCGCGCCTACTGGAGCGGCTATTGGCAATCGCATGAGCGATTCGCGACGCGGTTGACTATCGACCGCTCGGCGGCCCGGATCGGCCGCGCGGCGGCAGCGCGCGACGCTGCACTCCCCGAGGCAAAGGCAGGTGTCGGTGTCGAGGAGAGGTCGCGCGCCGGTGCGACGGAGCGGACCCGCGCCGGTGCGACGGAACGCGTGACGCGCGAGAAAGACATCGCCACGCGTAGCGCGCGCGAAGGGCACGAACGCGCGGCAGTGCAGGCCCGCATGACGCGCGAGCACGCGCGGATGACGCGTGAGAACGCAAGAGCGGCCGTGCACCAGCAGCCGATGGCCCGCGCCCGCACGCAGACGCCGCCGATCATGGCCCGCGGCCATGACGAACCGCGTGCGGCTGCGCCGCGGATCGAGCGCGCCACGCCCCACATGACGCAGCCCAATGCGGCGCGCGGCGGCGGTGGCTCGCCGATGAACGCACGCGCGCAGATGCCGGCCGCGGCTGCCCCGCACGCAGCCGCGCCCGCGATCCCGCAGGGCGGCGGCGCGCCGCACATCAACGCCGCACCACGCGGTGGCGGCGGACCGGGCGGTGGCGGAGGCCACGGTCAGGACAAGCGCCAATGAACGAAAAGCCCGGCCTTGAGCCGGGCTTTTTTTGCTCGACGAGCTGCTGGCGGCTTGACGGGCTACGCGTTGCTCCCGGTGCCGAGGACATGCTTGGCGTGCCACTGGGACGATCTTCTGACCCTGAAGGTCGAGGATCGCTGTGAAGCGGCGCTTGCGTTTTTGCTGTGAGGCGGTGCGAGCCGGCTTCACGGAGCTGATTGCGGGAAAAGCGCTGGGATGCCGACGGCTGTGACGGCGTTGATCTATATCAAGCTTACCTGCCGCTGAAGGGCAAATTGTGTTGCGCACCCTATGCGGCGGCTCATTCCCTCTCCTCGATCAGGGGTGGTTATCATGCAATCCTCCCGGCCTAACGAGCCCAGTCGGCGCCGTGTACTCGCACTCGCAACGCTGCCGGTGCTCTACGTGCCGCTCATTCCCGATGCGCAGGCGCAAACGACGACCGCGCAAGCACCGTCTACCGAAGGGGCCGGATTTTCGTTCGCGGCGGTCGGCGACACCCGCCCGATGATGTACCTCCCGCTGAAGGAAGGGCAGCCGGACCTCAACAAGTTCTTCGTTGAGATGTTCGGGCTGGTCATGCCGGAGAAGGTCGCTGAAGCCGTTGTGGCGAAGGATGTGAAGATGATCTTCGATCCGGCCACAAAGGAGCTGACCAAGGTAATCATGCCATTCGCGTCCAAGACCGAAGTCATGACGCTGACGGTCGATAAAGGGTGGGTGACAGAGGCCTCCGTTGAGGACGTAAAGCTGCTTCCCGGCGTGCAGCGGACGATGTTCCGGCTCCAGGGCGGCGAATGGGTGACGCGTGAAATCGTGAAAGACGTCCAGTCCGGTCGCGCCAAATTCGTGGTCAATAGCGGTGATGCCGTATGGTGGGGCAATCAGGGTTTGACCGTCAGTGACAGCCCATACTGGAAGCGCGTGAACGATACGATGTTGAAGAAGCTACCTGCGCCGGACGACGAAATGCGTGCAGCCGGTCTGGATGGGCGCTTTTTCATGAGTGTGGGCAATCACGAGGTATGGGCGGACCCCAAGATTGAGGGCGTTCTCTCGGCCGTGCCGTATTTGAAGAAATTCGGCGTAACGCCCGAAAACCTCATTTACAAATTCGACTTCAAAGGCACCCGCTTCATCTATCTTTGGAGCGGCAAGTACGACTACCGTTCGCCTTCGCTTTGGGACGCTGATCGGCCAAAGTATGCCGAACAGATGACGCAGCTTCAGAAGTGGCTGGACGAAGCCAAGGCCAATGGCATTCGTAAGGCCTTTATTGTCTTCCACTATCCTGTGTTTGCGCGGTCTGGCTTAGGTCCAATCCCGGCCCCCGACAATCCGCACAAGGTGATCGCGTCGTATGCCAAGGACATGGAGGTGGTCGTGTTGAACGGGCACGTCCACACCACCGAAATCTACGAGGTAGATGGCGTAAAGTATCTGATGCTGGGCGGTGGCGGCGCGGAACAGGACCCAATTCTTCCCGGTCGCACGAGCATCAAGGTACCCGCTGACTATCCGCCGGACCTCTACTGGAAGGGACAGGCTCCGAAAGAGGAGTACAATTACGTGCTTGTCGATGTCCAACCCGGCCAGAAAACGAAATTCACCCTCAATCGGTTCAGGCCGTGGTCGGCAGAACCCTTTGGGGCTGAGGAACTCTTCAAGTGAGCCGGAGGCAGGCGTTTGCGGGAGTGAGGTTCTGGCGACAGCTCTTCTGATCATCCACGGATTGATCGCAGTCACACTGCTTGGCGCGATAACCCACCAGACTTTGGCGGCATGGGCATCGGTGGAGGCGCGACCGCCTTCATTCTTTGGCCGCTTTCGTTCCGTGCCGTCCGCCTTGTTTGCAAACGCCGTGGTCGCGCTGTATGTGGTCACGACGCTGCTGGGTGGGATCATCTACCTCTATTTCCGTGTGGATGTCAGACCCGAGTTGGAGCGCGCGGGTCACTGGCACGTACTCGGCTTCTTCGACCTCAAGGAGCACTTCGCAGCTATCGGATTGGCGTTGTTACCCGCCTACTGGGTTTGCTGGCGACGGCCGTTTGATGATGAGCCAGCCCAAACACGCACCGCGCTCACTTCGATCCTCGCCTTTATCGTTTGGTGGGGCTTTCTGTCCGGCCACGTCGCTAACAACATCATGGGTTTCGGCTCATGACGTCATCAGCGCCATTCCGCCGCTTTGCATTCGCGTTCGGGACCACGTTCGGGCTCTTCTACGTTGTCGCACTCGCCAAGGACTGTGCTCTCTTCACCGTTTTCCCGTCGCTCGGCGTCGTGCTCGCTGGCACGCATCACTCGCGAGATGTCGCCGACCCTGCGATGGGATTTCTGGCTCCTGCGATGTACTGGTACGGGTGGGCCGCGACCGCCGCACTCGGGGCGCTGATGGTCGGCCTTGTTGCTGCTGCGCTGCCCGGACGTTCGGCGCGATACGTTTGGTCGGGATGGGTGTGGCTAATTCCTGTGCTCTCGATGATCGCTTGCGTCTATCTCACTCTGCCCTGGTTTTGGCTCTGACTTGGGTGCGACTTCCGCAATGGGTCAATTGCGTCGATTTTGGCATGTCGGCACGACCGGCTAGCGGTTACTCTCGGAAGTGCGGGCTTGCCGATTGAAGGCATCGGTTTGAACATGATTCAAGCGCGGCGGCCTCCACAGCAGCAAATCCGGACCATCTCTTCGCAAGGTACATCGCCGGGGTCAGCGTGGTTGGTCAGCTTGGCAGGCCCGCCTTGAGGAGGCCGGCCTCGAGGCGCCGGCGGTCGGCCTCGTGCTTGTAATGCTGGGTCGCGAGGTACGCGGCCACCGAGAATTTCGGCTCGCGCTTTGTGACCTCTGTCGCATGCGCGGCGGCGGCGACCGCGTTGCCCATCTGCGCGAAGGTGGCTGCGAGGAAGGCATGATGGGTGTGGTCAGGCCGTGTGATCCGCGAGAAGGCCTCGGCGGCTTCGGCGTATTTCTCGGCGCAATAGCAGGCACGCCCCAGGTGACTCCAGAAACGCTCCGGGTGATAGGGGTTGAGGCGCATGGCCTTCTTGATCCAGTCGATGCCCTCCTCAGGCCGCCCAAGCCAGGTCAGGAGCTCGCCCTGCTGAACGACGACAAGGTCGTAGTTGGGGTTCAGCGCGAGCGCCCGTTCCTGGTGGTACGCGGCCTTGTCGTGATCATCGCGGTTCAGGTTCAGCGCGGCGAGAATCCGGTGAACGTCGCTGTCGTTGTCGTCCAGCCCCAGCGTGATCTCCAGCTCCGCGGCGACCTGCTGGAGCGCCGCATCGCGATCGGCGCACCAGTCATAAACCCAGGTCTGGCCCAGCACGCATGCCTTCCAGGCGTGAGCATGCGCATAATTCGGATCGAGTGCGAGAGCGCGGTCGAGCAGGTGCTGCGCTTCCGCGTTGTCAGCCCGCGTCGAGCGGTGATGCAGCACCTTGGCGGCCAGCACGCACTCATAGGCCACCATGTTGTCGGTGGGCTTGCGTTTCGCGCGGTCCTGCGTGGCGGCCTCGACGCGGCCGGGCAGCGTTGCGGCGATTGCTCGGGTCATCTCGTCCTGGATGGCAAAGACGTCCTTGATCTCGCGGTCATAGCGTTCGGCCCAGACGTGCCGGTCGGTTTCCGCGTCGATCAGCTGCACGGTGACGCGGACGCGGTCGCCCGCCTTCCGCACACTCCCCTCGAGGACGTAGTCGACGCCGAATTCGCGCGCGACGTCCTGAACCTTGACCGCCTTGCCCTTGTACACGAAGGCGGAGTTGCGCGAGATGACGAGCAGGTCGTGGAAGCGCGACAGCTCGGTGATGATGTCCTCGGTGAGGCCGTCCGCGAAGAACTCCTGCTCAGGATCGCCACTCATGTTAGCGAGCGGCAGCACGGCAATGGATGGCTTCTTCGAGCTTGCTGTCGCGACCGAAGTGTCCTTCGCGCCCTCCGGCGCACCTTGGAGACTGGATTCAAGCCGCACCCGAAAGGTGCGGATAGGCCGTGCGATATTCTTGACGCTCTGCTCGCCGAGATCGTCGAATTCGACGTCGTCCAGTCGCTGGCCGACCTGCTCGCGCACGGCGCCCGAAACACAGATGCCGCCGGGCTCGGCCAGCATTTGCAGGCGCGCCGCGACGTTGACGCCATCGCCAAAGATGTCGTTTTCATCAACGATGACGTCGCCCAGATTGATGCCGATGCGAAACTGTATCCAGCGCGCCGGCGGAACGTCGGCGTTGCGGCGCGCCATCCGGCGCTGAACCTCGGCCGCGCACAGCACGGCATCGGCAACGCTGTGGAATTCCACCAGCAGGCCGTCGCC
This genomic interval from Bradyrhizobium sp. NP1 contains the following:
- a CDS encoding SH3 domain-containing protein, with protein sequence MKLRELFIAAAVLLMPTAALAAPGIVTTTVSLRAGPGEGFPTVDRIPGGARVTIHGCLRGTAWCDVNWSDDRGWVSSQYLEYLYRNRYVYLPDYVDEIDVPVVPFVLTSYWSSYYAGRPWYHRRAYWSGYWQSHERFATRLTIDRSAARIGRAAAARDAALPEAKAGVGVEERSRAGATERTRAGATERVTREKDIATRSAREGHERAAVQARMTREHARMTRENARAAVHQQPMARARTQTPPIMARGHDEPRAAAPRIERATPHMTQPNAARGGGGSPMNARAQMPAAAAPHAAAPAIPQGGGAPHINAAPRGGGGPGGGGGHGQDKRQ
- a CDS encoding adenylate/guanylate cyclase domain-containing protein, whose amino-acid sequence is MDVPEPERRLAAVLSADMVGFSRLMEVDETGTLARLKTHRIELIDPAIAKNRGRIIKTTGDGLLVEFHSVADAVLCAAEVQRRMARRNADVPPARWIQFRIGINLGDVIVDENDIFGDGVNVAARLQMLAEPGGICVSGAVREQVGQRLDDVEFDDLGEQSVKNIARPIRTFRVRLESSLQGAPEGAKDTSVATASSKKPSIAVLPLANMSGDPEQEFFADGLTEDIITELSRFHDLLVISRNSAFVYKGKAVKVQDVAREFGVDYVLEGSVRKAGDRVRVTVQLIDAETDRHVWAERYDREIKDVFAIQDEMTRAIAATLPGRVEAATQDRAKRKPTDNMVAYECVLAAKVLHHRSTRADNAEAQHLLDRALALDPNYAHAHAWKACVLGQTWVYDWCADRDAALQQVAAELEITLGLDDNDSDVHRILAALNLNRDDHDKAAYHQERALALNPNYDLVVVQQGELLTWLGRPEEGIDWIKKAMRLNPYHPERFWSHLGRACYCAEKYAEAAEAFSRITRPDHTHHAFLAATFAQMGNAVAAAAHATEVTKREPKFSVAAYLATQHYKHEADRRRLEAGLLKAGLPS
- a CDS encoding VOC family protein; protein product: MTITLNHTIVPARDKRAAAQFFARIFGLHADPKDGHFAPVRINDTLTLLFDDDEEFESHHYAFHVSDAAFDAIFGRIREAKLAYGSAPWSLDDGKLNDWNGGRGVYFRDPDGHVLELMTVPQ
- a CDS encoding metallophosphoesterase; translated protein: MQSSRPNEPSRRRVLALATLPVLYVPLIPDAQAQTTTAQAPSTEGAGFSFAAVGDTRPMMYLPLKEGQPDLNKFFVEMFGLVMPEKVAEAVVAKDVKMIFDPATKELTKVIMPFASKTEVMTLTVDKGWVTEASVEDVKLLPGVQRTMFRLQGGEWVTREIVKDVQSGRAKFVVNSGDAVWWGNQGLTVSDSPYWKRVNDTMLKKLPAPDDEMRAAGLDGRFFMSVGNHEVWADPKIEGVLSAVPYLKKFGVTPENLIYKFDFKGTRFIYLWSGKYDYRSPSLWDADRPKYAEQMTQLQKWLDEAKANGIRKAFIVFHYPVFARSGLGPIPAPDNPHKVIASYAKDMEVVVLNGHVHTTEIYEVDGVKYLMLGGGGAEQDPILPGRTSIKVPADYPPDLYWKGQAPKEEYNYVLVDVQPGQKTKFTLNRFRPWSAEPFGAEELFK
- a CDS encoding DUF308 domain-containing protein, with amino-acid sequence MMGNIQAIEVQIPHDVVQYWGWFLVFGIGLLALGIAAVVRSVLATVATMLFFGWLLVLASGIEMAQAVLVGHWAGFFHHLLAAILFGVVGLMLVTRPVISAEALTIFMALFFLIGGLFQLIASIAVAQPGWGWQAADGIITFILGILVLAQWPVSGLWVIGLFVGIDLIFYGCAWIALALSLRTM